ACTATAACTACTATCTAGAGAAAAAAGAAGAGGAAGCCCAAGCCGCTCGTCTTGCTGCCGAAAAAGCCCAAGCAGAAGCTAAGCGACAAGCCAAAAAAGAGAAGCAGAAAGAAAAGGAAAAAGCTAGGAAAGCTAAGAAAAAGAAAGGTCATTAGTCATTAGTCATTAGTCATTAGTTATTGGTCACTGCTGGACAAACAACAAAGGAGGGGGCAAAATATCTCCCTCCCTTTTGACCTTAAACCGACTGATAATTGACAATACGAGCAAATCCTTCTGGATCTAAACTTGCTCCACCGACTAAAGCGCCATCAATTTCAGGTTGAGCCATAATTTCATCAATATTACTGCTTTTAACAGAACCGCCATATTGAATGGGAATATCACCACTACTTAGCTGAGAACGAATTAAACCAATTACTCGATTCGCTTCTTTTGCTTCACAAGTGTCACCTGTTCCAATTGCCCAAATTGGTTCATAAGCAATCACTAAGCGAGATAAATCGACTCCCGCTAAATCTGCTTTTAATTGTTCACTAATAACAGTTTCAGTTTTTCCAGCATCTCGTTGTTCTTTACTTTCTCCTACACAAAGAATAGGTGTTAAACCTGCCTTTTGAGCTGCCCGAGCGCGTAAATTAACGGTTTCATCTGTTTCTCCAAAGTATTGGCGACGTTCACTGTGCCCTACTACAGCATAGGTTACTCCGACTTCTGTTAGCATAGCGGGAGAAATTTCCCCAGTAAATGCGCCAGACTCTTCCCAATGGACATTTTGTGAGCTTAAACGAACCCGAGTTCCATGTAAGTTTTTCGACATCATCCCTAAATCAGTATAGGGGGCACAGAGAATCACTTCTCTATCTTCAGGAGTATTTTCGAGCTTTGGGAGAAAGGATTGCAGAAACTCTAGGGATTCTGCTTGGGTTTTGTGCATTTTCCAGTTGCCAGCAATAACGACTCTTCGCACTTTTCTTTACCTACTTTTAATCATCTTGCACAGAATAGTGTATCTCTCAATGGTAGGCAATTCAAAATGATTGTTGCTTTTCTATAGCGTTTCTTAGTCGGTTGAGGTATAAACTGAGTTATTAGTCATTGGTCATTAGTCATTGGTTTACCCAGATCTTGCACCTGGTAATTTGAACATCTAATCCCTGCTGTTTCAGTAAAGGTCGTTGACGCTCAACTTCCGCTAACAATAGAGCAATAACTAATTCCACCAAGCAAGTTTCAAGAATAATGGTTGCAGCCACTCCCCAATCGGGGAGCTCTTTGGTATCAAGAGAAAGATAACCCCAATGAGCAAGCAAAAAAGCCACTAAGGACAAGATCAACCAACGATACATTCCCTTGAGAGTCTTTTGAGCAAACCGATGAAGACCAAAACGGTATTTAGCGGTCTTAAAAAATCCCTCAATTTGCCAGCGATGTCTTCCCCACCAAACAATGGTACTGGCTTTTAAGGGTTTGGTGGAGAGAACATAACGCTTAGAGCGTTTCTTTTCTCCATCTCGTTTGAGATAGAACCAAGCTACACTAACCGGAAAATTAAGTCCTTGAAGCCTGACTTGTTGGCCAGGCTGATGTAATTGCCACAGAGGGCGATGATCTTGGAGGAGACGGTCACGACGAACACCAGTAATAGCATGAAGCTTCAGAGAGCGGATTCCTTTGAGAAATTCGACGCTACCAAAAGCTGTGTCTGCCAACACCATGACCTGAAACTGGCGTTTCAGCCATCGCGGTAGTTGCCGTACTAACTTCAATCCTAACTGTGCTGGAGTGGAATGTCCTTTTCCTCGATAGATGCGAAAACTCCATGGAAGACGCCACCGTCCCACTACCAGATAGATGACCACTAGATGCAATCCTCTTTTGCCATCAAACACATGAACTAGGTCTTGATAGCCCTTAAACTTTCCCCGTTTTTCCAAAGTTGTTAAGTCAATGATTACTTGTAAGTGAGGACGCCGACCTCGGGGATGGTAGTGGCTTAGTTGTTGCTTAATCATCCGTCTGACTTGGCGGATGAGCGATCGCGCTGACCAGATGTAATGATTGAGAAAACGACTGAGAGCACTGGCTGATTTAAGTGCTGAGTGTTGGGGGCGGTGTGTTCCTTGAGCTTTTAGAAACAGTTCCAAGAAAGCTTGAAGACTTTGTTTTTGATAGTCGCTTTCCATCAATTCTACCAATTGATAGATGAGCTCTTGTGCATTACTCAGGTCTTTCATTAATCAAAGGTCAGATTAGGAGTATTTCCTTATTTACTCGTCTTTTGCTCTTTGGTGCAAGATCTGAGTTTAGAAACAACGAAGGACAAACAATAGCTGTATCACAGTTTCTTTTTGACTGCTATAACAAATCATTATTAATTTTTACCTTAGCTTTCAGAAGTGGTGTCAATTCTCAGCATTTTTTAAGTTTTTACTTGGTCAGAGTTAACGTTTCGCCATCATAGTAATCAATAAGAATTAAGTGATCTAACTAAGACTGGCTATGTTTATTATCACTACTGATCAAGTTACTTATAATCAAGGAATCCGTCGTTATCCTTCACAAATTGAATATGTTTCTATATTTGTTTACCAAAAGCAGCTTTTTGTTAAAGGAGACTCTTATTCTTATCAGGAGAGACACACAGCGATCGCGCAAGCCCAACGCAACCTAATCTCAGGAATCATCTCTCTTATTGTCATTGATGATCACGATAATTATCTTATTTGTTATCAAGACCAAAACCTAGAATTATTACCAGAGAAAAGTCTCCCTAATCTAGAAACGATTGTCAATGCTATCCGCAATCACTCAGGATTAATTAAAAATAATCAGTATAAACTCAGAACCTATCCCCGATCAATTATTGGAACCGAATTAGTAGATTGGTTATGTGATCATTTCCATTGTTCCCGAGAACAAGCTGTGGAAATCGGACAATCATTAATTAATCATCGTTGGTTACATCACACTTGGGATGATCATAATTTCAAAGATGAACCTCTCCTCTATCGCTTTTATCAAGATGAAAGCATTACTCTCCCTTTAATTGCAAAGTGACATTGATTTTTATGCTTATCCAATTTCAGGAAATACAGGAATATTAAGCGCAACTTCATAGAGAAATGGGATAACAGCATAAACGATCATACTTTTCAGGGGAACTCTTATTTAAAACTGCCGTCTTGAAAAGTAAACTGTGTTAAAGGAATAATGTTATGTCAAAACAATCTTTTCTTAAAAGAGGAACAGCAACAGTCCTTTCTTTACTACTAGGCATAGGAGTTACTACCCCTTTAATTTTATCTACCTCAGTATCAGCACAATTATTACCGGGTGAACGTCGAGGGCAGCCTTCTGGTCGCATGGCAATTCCTGAGGGAACTTCTCTCCCAGTAAAATATGATGAGGCCGAAAACATTGTCGTGATGCCTGATGAAACTGCCCCCATTACCTTAGAAATTGCCGCCAACATTAAAAATCAACAAGGAAGAATTCTCATTCCCTACGGAACTGAATTGGTGGGGGAAATCCAACCATCTCAAAATGGATCGCGCTTTGTGGCTGAGGAATTAAAAGTTCCAGGGGAGTCTCCCCAAAGCATTAATGCTAGCTCTCAAGTGGTAACAAGGCGAGAAACGATTCGTCGTGGGGCTAGTACAGGGAGTGTTCTAGAAGGAGCTGCCATTGGCGCTGCCGCTGCTACTGTCCTTTCTGGAGTGCTTGGCGATCAAGTAATTGCTACGGAAAAAGTATTGGGTGGTGCAGCCTTAGGGGCAATTGGAGGTTTAATTTTAGGAAGACAGGAAGCAGAAGTTATTTCTATTGATCCTAATACTGACTTAGACGTAACCGTTCGTGAAAACCTAGACAAACCTATCTAAGGTTGGTCAAAGCTATAAGCTGACGAACGTGCAGACAAGCGTGGTAAGACCTGTAATCAGGCACACTACGTTAATTGAGTCATCACACCCAAGTGTGAACGCCAGCATTTGGCTCTGTGGGCTATGGATTAATCAAAAGGCGAAAGGTTGATAAGCCTGTGTCCTAGCCGTAAAAAGCTCTTTTAACTTTGTCGAGGCCAACTTTACTGTTCATAACAGCTTGGCTTAAGAAGCCACTAACTACCATGTCAAACTATGTGTTTGTAATTGACCAAAACCAAACACCACTAAAACCAGTCCATCCTAAAAGAGCGAGGCAATTGCTTTCTTTTGGTAAAGCTGCCGTCTTTCGACTGTTTCCTTTCACTCTCATCCTTAAACAAGAGGTGTCTGAGCCAAATGTCCACCCACTAATCCTGAAAATTGACCCAGGCTCTCAAGTAACAGGCTTCGCTTTAGTTACCGAGGGAGGAGAAGTAGTTTGGAGAATGCAACTAGAGCATCGTGGAGGGATAATCAAGAAACGTTTAGAACAAAGACGAGCCTTAAGAAGACAGCGACGTTCAAGACTTCGTTATCGAAAGCCTCGTTTCTTAAACCGTAAGCGCAAAGAAGGATGGCTACCCCCCTCGTTAATGCACAGAGTCCAAACCACTGAGACTTGGGTGAAACGCTTGCTCAAGTTCTGTCCGATTCAAGAAATCTGGATAGAGAGAGTTAAGTTTGATACCCAGTTGATGGAAAATCCTGAGATTAGTGGCCAGGAATATCAGCAAGGAACCTTGCAAGGCTATACTGTCCGAGAATACCTCCTCGAAAAGTGGTACAGAAAATGTACTTACTGTAAGAAAGAAGGTATCCCTCTCCAAGTAGAACACATCTATCCTCGGTCTAAAGGAGGAAGTAACCGAGTGAGCAACCTTGGTCTGGCTTGTGAGAAGTGTAATCAAAAGAAAGGCAATACACTCATTGAAGATTTCTTGAAAAGGAAACCAACTCTCCTTGAGAGTGTCCTTAAACAAGCGAAGACTCCTCTTAAAGACACATCAGCAGTTAACGCCACCCGTAAAAAGATTGTCGAGGTAATCTCAAAACATTCCTCACTCAAAACAGCGACAGGGGCGCAAACCAAGATGAATCGAGTCCGTTTAGGATTACCAAAAGAACATTGTTTAGACGCTGCTTGTGTGGGAGAGGTTGAGAGGTTAACCATTTTGTCCGATCAACCACTAATGGTGACAGCGACAGGGACAGGAGGGAGACAAAAATGCCAAACTAATAAGTTTGGGTATCCAATCAAGCATCGTCCTTTGAGACCAATTCAAGGCTTTCAAACAGGAGACATTGTTAAAGTTGATATCCCGAAAGGGAAAAATCAAGGTCAATGGAGAGGGCGTTTGTGTCCTTATTCGGATGGAAACTGTGAGATTTACCCGAAAGGTCGTAAAAGACTGGGAACTAAATTATCTTATGTCTCAGAGGTAATGCACCGTAAAGATGGCTATAAATATCGCCATTAGCCTTAGAAATTGATTGAGATGACTAACTTTGTGGAATCATGTCTAAGATTTATTTACTGTTAATACCCCCTAAATTTGTCACTATGGTTCTGGTGTTGGCTTCCATCATCTTGATATAAGTATCACCGTCAGAGCCAGGCGCGCCAATAGCATCCCCATATAATTCTTCTTCTGCTAACTCTACTCCTGCTTCTTCGGCAACCGTTTCAATGAGTCTCGGATTAATGAGAGCTTCCGCAAAAATAGTGGTAACACCTGTTTCGCGCACTGTACTGGCAAGTCTGCCAACTGTTTGAGCGCTGGGTTGTTCTTCGGTACTAATTCCAATGAGAGTTCCAACGACTTCTAATCCATAGGCTTCTGTATAATACTGGAAAGCGTCATGGGTGGTGACTAATTTTCGGTTTTCTGAGGGGATTGTCTCAATTTGTTCCCCTATCCAATCATGGAGTTCTTCTAATTCGGCAGTGTATTCTTCTAAATTTTCCTGATAAACCTCTTCATTTTCTGGGGAAACAGCCGCTAATTCTTCAGCAATTGCTTCTACCATGACAATTACATTTTCTACATCCCCCCAAACGTGAGGATCAGGTACAAATTCAGTTTCTCCTTCCTCCATCGCAGACTCATCAAGGGGGGAAATGAGTTCTCCCACTGCAAATTGACGGGTATTCTCTCCAGCGCCTTCTATGAGTCGAATTAACTCTGGTTCTAAGTCATGACCGTTGTATAGGATTAAATCAGCTTCTTCAATATTTTGACTATCTTGGGGAACTGGTTCATAAATGTGGGGATCATCGCCAGCATCCAGTAATCCAATCACTTCAATGGTATCCCCAGCGATATTGTCTGTCCAATCGGTAATCATGGTTGTGGTAGTAACCACTTTTGGGGCTTCTCCTGCTGTGGAATTGGTGTCTGGCGGTTCACAGCCCATTAAGCCAACACTTAAGAGGAGACTCATTCCAGCTAATTGATAAATTCCTTTTATCATATTTCTTTCATTTTTTAACGCAGTATGTGCTATTGTAAGTTCTAATGATCGTTTTGTCATATTCTTTTCATAATTGGGAGTGCATTAGTGATGACTACTGCTGGCTATAGAATTGGAGAAAGTTCTCTTTTAGGGGTTGACTCGCCACAACCCGTGATTCAAGTAAAAAATCTGAATGTGTCTTATCGGGGGGTAGAAGCCTTACAAGGGATTAATTGTGAGTTTCAAGCGGGACGATTAACAGGGATTATTGGTCCCAATGGTGCAGGAAAAAGTACCCTTTTAAAAGCCATGTTGGGGTTATTACCAGCGAAGGGGAAAGTCAAATGGGGAAATGGTTCTTTAGCAACCAATCGATCGCGCTTGGCGTATGTTCCCCAACGCTCTAAAATTGATTGGGATTACCCTGTAACTGTCTGGGATGTGGTGATGATGGGGCGAGTGAAGGCAACAGGATGGTTGCGTCGGTTTTCCGCTTCTTCTCGCCATATTGCCTTAGAATCTTTAAAGCGGGTAGGAATGGAGAAACTTCGCGATCGCGCTATCAGTCAGTTATCAGGGGGACAACAACAAAGAGTCTTTCTCGCTCGGGCTTTAGCCCAACAAGCGGAGATTTTCTTTTTAGATGAACCCTTTGTGGGAGTCGATCAAAAGACGCAAAATATTATCTTTGGCATTTTTCGGGAACTTACAGCATCAGGAAAAACCGTCATTGTAATTAATCATGATTTAGGGGCAACAATTACCCATTTTGATGATTTAATTCTCTTAAATAAGGAACTGATTGCTGCAGGAACACGGGAAACTGTGTTAACAAAAGAAAACTTATATGCAGCGTATGATGGACAAGTTATGTTTTTCTCAGACGCGGCTTAAATTAATATCAAACAACTATAGCATGATTATTTCATTTGTAAGATCCCCCCTAACCCCCCTTATAAAAAGGGGGAAATAAGGTCGAAGTTTACAACTAATTTAGGATTGCTATACCCAATGAGTTAAGGAGTATTTGCTCAAAAAAAAATGAGTCTTGAATTATTAATTGATCCCTTGCAGTATAACTTTATGCAACGGGCTTTGTTAGTGTCAACTTTAGTAGGAATTATTTGTTCTTTAGTAGGAAGTTATTTAATGGTACAACGTCTCTCGCTATTAGGAGATGTTATTAGCCATTCTATGCTCCCTGGACTTGCCATTGCTTTTATGCTAGGGGCAAATATTTACTTAGGAGCGTTTATTGCAGGGATTTTTAGTACCCTCATTATTGCAGGAATCAAAGCGCGATCGCGATTAAAAGAAGATGCTGCGATGGGAATCGTTTTTTCAGCGTTTTTTGCTTTAGGGATTATTTTAATTACCATTATTCAGAAAGATAATCGCATTGATTTATTTCATTTTCTCTTTGGCAATGTTTTAGGAGTAACAGCAGGAGAAGTAAGAGACACAGCGATTATTACCCTGATCGTTGCCCTCGTCATTATTCTGTTTTATAAAGAACTACTCTTTTATACCTTTGACTACGAAGGCGCACAAGCAGCAGGGCTACCTATTAATTTTCTCA
This window of the Euhalothece natronophila Z-M001 genome carries:
- a CDS encoding transposase — encoded protein: MKDLSNAQELIYQLVELMESDYQKQSLQAFLELFLKAQGTHRPQHSALKSASALSRFLNHYIWSARSLIRQVRRMIKQQLSHYHPRGRRPHLQVIIDLTTLEKRGKFKGYQDLVHVFDGKRGLHLVVIYLVVGRWRLPWSFRIYRGKGHSTPAQLGLKLVRQLPRWLKRQFQVMVLADTAFGSVEFLKGIRSLKLHAITGVRRDRLLQDHRPLWQLHQPGQQVRLQGLNFPVSVAWFYLKRDGEKKRSKRYVLSTKPLKASTIVWWGRHRWQIEGFFKTAKYRFGLHRFAQKTLKGMYRWLILSLVAFLLAHWGYLSLDTKELPDWGVAATIILETCLVELVIALLLAEVERQRPLLKQQGLDVQITRCKIWVNQ
- a CDS encoding metal ABC transporter permease, which translates into the protein MSLELLIDPLQYNFMQRALLVSTLVGIICSLVGSYLMVQRLSLLGDVISHSMLPGLAIAFMLGANIYLGAFIAGIFSTLIIAGIKARSRLKEDAAMGIVFSAFFALGIILITIIQKDNRIDLFHFLFGNVLGVTAGEVRDTAIITLIVALVIILFYKELLFYTFDYEGAQAAGLPINFLNFGLMLLIAGAIVASLNTVGVILVMALLITPSATAYLLVKRLHWVMILGAMIGIISSITGMYLSYYFNLPSGPAIVMVAIGFFSLAFCFSPQEGIFIPSQRRNKPKA
- the tpiA gene encoding triose-phosphate isomerase, encoding MRRVVIAGNWKMHKTQAESLEFLQSFLPKLENTPEDREVILCAPYTDLGMMSKNLHGTRVRLSSQNVHWEESGAFTGEISPAMLTEVGVTYAVVGHSERRQYFGETDETVNLRARAAQKAGLTPILCVGESKEQRDAGKTETVISEQLKADLAGVDLSRLVIAYEPIWAIGTGDTCEAKEANRVIGLIRSQLSSGDIPIQYGGSVKSSNIDEIMAQPEIDGALVGGASLDPEGFARIVNYQSV
- a CDS encoding metal ABC transporter ATP-binding protein, translated to MTTAGYRIGESSLLGVDSPQPVIQVKNLNVSYRGVEALQGINCEFQAGRLTGIIGPNGAGKSTLLKAMLGLLPAKGKVKWGNGSLATNRSRLAYVPQRSKIDWDYPVTVWDVVMMGRVKATGWLRRFSASSRHIALESLKRVGMEKLRDRAISQLSGGQQQRVFLARALAQQAEIFFLDEPFVGVDQKTQNIIFGIFRELTASGKTVIVINHDLGATITHFDDLILLNKELIAAGTRETVLTKENLYAAYDGQVMFFSDAA
- the iscB gene encoding RNA-guided endonuclease IscB — encoded protein: MSNYVFVIDQNQTPLKPVHPKRARQLLSFGKAAVFRLFPFTLILKQEVSEPNVHPLILKIDPGSQVTGFALVTEGGEVVWRMQLEHRGGIIKKRLEQRRALRRQRRSRLRYRKPRFLNRKRKEGWLPPSLMHRVQTTETWVKRLLKFCPIQEIWIERVKFDTQLMENPEISGQEYQQGTLQGYTVREYLLEKWYRKCTYCKKEGIPLQVEHIYPRSKGGSNRVSNLGLACEKCNQKKGNTLIEDFLKRKPTLLESVLKQAKTPLKDTSAVNATRKKIVEVISKHSSLKTATGAQTKMNRVRLGLPKEHCLDAACVGEVERLTILSDQPLMVTATGTGGRQKCQTNKFGYPIKHRPLRPIQGFQTGDIVKVDIPKGKNQGQWRGRLCPYSDGNCEIYPKGRKRLGTKLSYVSEVMHRKDGYKYRH
- a CDS encoding DEP domain-containing protein; translated protein: MFIITTDQVTYNQGIRRYPSQIEYVSIFVYQKQLFVKGDSYSYQERHTAIAQAQRNLISGIISLIVIDDHDNYLICYQDQNLELLPEKSLPNLETIVNAIRNHSGLIKNNQYKLRTYPRSIIGTELVDWLCDHFHCSREQAVEIGQSLINHRWLHHTWDDHNFKDEPLLYRFYQDESITLPLIAK
- a CDS encoding metal ABC transporter solute-binding protein, Zn/Mn family — translated: MIKGIYQLAGMSLLLSVGLMGCEPPDTNSTAGEAPKVVTTTTMITDWTDNIAGDTIEVIGLLDAGDDPHIYEPVPQDSQNIEEADLILYNGHDLEPELIRLIEGAGENTRQFAVGELISPLDESAMEEGETEFVPDPHVWGDVENVIVMVEAIAEELAAVSPENEEVYQENLEEYTAELEELHDWIGEQIETIPSENRKLVTTHDAFQYYTEAYGLEVVGTLIGISTEEQPSAQTVGRLASTVRETGVTTIFAEALINPRLIETVAEEAGVELAEEELYGDAIGAPGSDGDTYIKMMEANTRTIVTNLGGINSK